The Cognaticolwellia beringensis genome segment GGTGTTGCACCGGGCGCTAAAATTATTGGTTACGGTTCAGGCGCAGGTCTATTCATTTTAGATACTATTGGTGGTTTCGATTATGCCTTAACCCATCAATATGATTACAACATTCGTGTTATCTCAAACTCTTTTGGCAGTACCAGTGATACAGGTACTGACTTTAACCCTGATCACCCGACCAATGTTGCGACTAAAGCCTTATCTGATAACGGTGTGATTGTAGTTTTCTCTGCCGGTAACTCAGGTAGTGGTGAAGCGACTATTACCGGTAACTTTAAAAAAGCACCTTGGGTAATTACTGTTGCAGCTGGCGATAAAGAAGGTAAATTGGCCGATTTTAGTTCACGTGGTATCAAAGGTAAAGGCGGCGAAGTGATGGTTGGCAATGAAATTTTTCATTGGGAAGATCGCCCAACTGTTACAGGACCAGGTGTTGATATTATCTCTACACGCGCATCATTATCAAGCTTGAGCGCGTTAAGTATTGGCGATGACAGTGAGGTAATGGCGCCTAACCATGTGCCTTATTACACGTCTATGAGTGGTACATCGATGTCTGCTCCACATGTTGCTGGTATTGTTGCTTTGATGTTAGAAGCTAACCCAAGCTTAACTTGGCGTGAAGTAAAAGCAATTTTACAAGAAACTGCTACTAATATGCCAGGACGTGAAACTTGGGAAGCTGGCGCAGGTTATGCAAACGCATATGCTGCAGTTAAGTCGGTGGTAGATCAAAGCCTAAACTTTGGTAGCACAACTAAAATTGAACGTAATTTTAATGCTAAAGCGCTAACGTCAGTACAAGCAGAATACGCTGACACTGTTACCTTCAGTCCTGTAGGAGACAGCGAAGGGACTGTTATACCAGTGAAAGCTGACGCTTCTATGGTGATGGTACGCGCAAATATTGATGATAATACGGTTGGTTTATCATTAACTAGCCCAAGTGGTAAGCGTTACGGATCTAGTATTGCTTTACCTGTATTAGGACAAAATATTGCAGTAACGGCTCCCGCAGAAGCAGGTAACTGGATATTGAAAGCAAATGGTATTGGTGGTATTTCTGGAGTAGCGCTTGACCCAGCTGGTGTTACTAACGGCTACGCGGTTCCAGGTGATATTGCAGTATCAATCAAAATTATTAAAACTGACGGTTATATAGGACTTGGCGATGTGGAAAACCATCCTGCAAAATCATTTATTGAATATGCGGTAAGTGAAGAGTTAGTGGATGCAAATGCCGATGGATTTCAACCAGATGAAGTGTTAACTCGCCAAGTGCTAGCCGACTTTTTAACTTTAGGTGCAGGCATTCGTCAATCTAACTTAGCAACAACAAGCGCCTTTAATGATGTTTCTGGTCAGTATGCTGCAGCAGCAAATGCGGTTAATAATAAAGGTGCAGCATTACGTAATGCTGCGCAAGATCAAGCGCCTGTTATGCAATCTAATGGCAGTAGCTTTAACTCAGAACAGTCAGTTGACCGTAATCAGTTAGCATACTCTTTAGTGCAATCATTAGCATTACAACCTTTGGCTGAAAGCTTTAGCGGTGATATTACTGCAATTTTTCAAGACCAACGTGTAACGCTTTCTGACCAAGACCAAATCCCGGCTGAATTAAAAGGTTATGTACAATTAGCTTTAGACTTAGGGATATTAAATGCGAACTTTGACATTCAACAAGGCCCATATGATTTAGAGCCAACTATTATTGCTAACTTTAACGGTGACAATGGTGTAACTCGTGCGGATTATGCAGTAGCAGCAACGCGATTCTTTAACAACTATTAAGCGTTGTAGACCTCTGGAAGCAAAGCCCACCAGTTTGTATTAGGTGGGCTTTTTATTCAGACCAAAAACTTTAAAATATTTTAGCAATAAGCATTATTTAATCCGATTGGTTTAACAATTAACAGCCCAAGTTATAGGCAAATAAACAAAAGGTATAATCCGATGAAATTTAAATCTATCAACCGTTTACTCATTGGTTCAGTGTTGTCTTTAAGTTGTTTAGTTAGCTCGGCACAGGCTGGCTTGATCACTATTGGCGCGTTAACCAGTAATAATGACGGTAGTACCAGTGTTATTACCGATACCCTTAATAATCTTGAATGGATGCGATGGAATGAATCAGCTAATTTTAATTATGCTGAAGCTTTATTGCAGAACACGTCAGGTTGGACAATAGCTGGTGCAAACCAAGCTAATTTATTTCTCAATGCGTTATATAACGGTATTAGCCATGGTTGTTCTGATAACATCCAAGACTCTTTATTTTGCGCAGATAGCGGTAGCTTCTCAAGTGAAGAATACACTGCGCTGTTAGGCGACTCATCGACACGTGGCACAAGCAGTATTGATGCAGCATGGTTCTATGATGACGAAATAACAGATGGTAAAGCGGGTTTTTTAAACTTAACCTCTGGAACAAGCAACCAAAAGTATAATACTTATGGCACTATTGCTACAACTGAAGAACATAGACTGTTGAGTAATGGGACTATTGGTTGGTTAATGTATAGAACAGCCACAGTGCCGGAGCCTACCACACTAACTATTTTTGCATTAGGCATTATCGCTTTAGCTTTACGTCGATTTAAGAAGCAAGTGTCACCGCAAGTTTAATAGGCTTTATTGTCTATAGATTTTTATCTCAGTTGATTAATTCAACGTTAATAGCTATCGAGCAGTTTTCGTTAAGTTTGATAAAAAATAAAAAAAGGACATCAACAGATGTCCTTGAAATAAAACAAATTAATCATTTAAAAATGTTGTGTCGAATCGGGGAAGATCCAAAAACAAGTTCATCTTAAAGTCATTTTATACTCGTGACAAACGAGATAAATTCAAATGATAGATGAATTATTTTCATCATTAAACACGCTAAGTATTATAAGTAACCTGAACTCTGGACAAGCTATATAAATTATACAGAGCTCCGGTTAAGTAGTCACATTCATCAACGCTATCTTAACTCTCTGCGCAATAATTTACCGACAGTCGATTTTGGAATTTCATCAATAAATACGACATGTTTTGGTATTTTATAAGCGGTGAGCCCTTGACGACAATAATCAATAATATCCTGCTCAGTGATATTGTTGTCAGCTTTAACGACAAAAAGCTTAACGGCTTCGCCTGTTCTGTCATCTGGTACGCCTATGCAAGCTGATTCTAATACGGCTGGCATTTTGGCAACTTCAGCTTCAATTTCATTTGGGTAAACATTAAAACCTGAGACATTAATCATGTCTTTTATGCGATCAACAATATGGAAGAATCCGCCATCATCTAGCATGGCCACATCGCCAGTTTTAAAATAACCATCAGGTGTCATGCATTCTGCTGTTGCTGCAGGATTATTCCAGTAACCTTGCATTACTTGTGGACCCTTAGCACACAACTCACCCGATTGGCCTTCTTGCACTATATTGCCACTCTCGTCTCGAATAGAGATATCAGTGTTGGGTAAAGGAACGCCTATACCGGAGATATACTCACTTTGATCACGGTTACCAAAGTTTAATGTTAAAACTGGTGAAGTTTCTGATAAACCATAGCCTTCATATAATCTAGCACCAGTGACTTCTTGCCATTTATCTGCAACAGCTTGTTGCACTGCAGCACCACCACCTACACAAACTTTCAAAGCTGAAAAGTCTACTTGATCAAATCCAGGTGTATGCAATAGACCGTTGAATAAGGTGTTTACACCTGTGAACGTTGTCGCGCGAGTATTTTTCCAAACTTCAACAAAGCTCTCCATATCGCGAGGATTCGTTACTAATACATTTTTAGCACCAAAGCAGAAATAAGCTAGGGTGTTCGCCATCAAAGCAAAGATGTGATACATCGGGATAGCAGTTATAACAATGTCGTTACCATGGTCAATATGATTTTTAGTAAATTCTTGATATTGCAAAATATTGGCAATTAAATTGCCATGACTCAACATAGCACCTTTAGACAACCCTGTAGTACCACCGGTGTATTGGAGGAACAATAAGTCATCATGAGTAAGTGCAGGTTCAGACAACTCAAGCTTTTCACCTTGGGCTAAGGCATCAGTGAACTTAACCGTATGAGTCAATCGTTCGTCAACAGGTGCACAAGGTAAACCTTTATTAACCAAGTCGTCTAAATCGATAGTAATAATGCTTTTAACATGGGTTTTATCGAGCACGTCAGCCAGCATTTTGCTTGATTGAGAAAATATAATGATGGTATCAACTTGAGCATCGTTAAGTTGATGTGTTAGCTCTCTTACAGTGTACATGGGGTTTACGTTAACTTGTACCGCACCAACACGAACTATGCCCCACATAGCAATAGGAAAACATAATGTGTTTGGGCACATTAGGGCGACACGATCACCTTTAACAATATTGAGCTTGTTTTGTAGGTATGCCGCAAAAGATTTTGACAGTTCATCTACTTGCTGGAAAGTAAGCTCAGCGCCAAAATTACTAAAGGCGGTTTGCTGCCCGTACTTAGTGGTTGTCTGACGAAATAAATCTAATAATGAACCATAGCGATTTAAATCCACTTCATGAGCCACGTTTTCTGGATAGTTTTTCATCCAAGGTTTAGTCATTTTATTTCCTTTAGCAACTAGGTGCGTTTACGCTTGAAAATTGGCGTTTATCAAGCAAAGTCTTGTGAAGTTGTAAACTGAGTAAATAATTTTTTCTTCATTAAGTCAATTAACGAATAAATAATTTAAACAAAAGTTGATGAATTTTATTACCAAATGGAGGGAATAATAATGAACCTAAGCTTATTCTTCCTCGTGATAATACGGATTTTCCGTGCGAGAAAGTTTTAAAACCTTCACTTCCATGGTATTGCCCCATGCCTGATGCGCCAATGCCGCCAAATGGTAAGTCATCAACGGCAACATGAAATGCAGCATCATTAATACAAACCCCGCCTGCATGAGTGTTCAATAACACTTGCTGCTGAAATGACTTGCTAAAACTACAAATGTATAAAGCGAGTGGACGTGGCTTACTGTTAATGTAAGTAATGGCTTCGTCGATGTTGTTATAGCCTATAATCGGGAGTAGTGGGCCAAAAATTTCTTGCTGCATAACGGTCATATCATCATTAACATCAGTTATCAGTGTTAAAGGCATTTTTCTCGATGTGCCATCACTGTCTGCAGATAAAGGCATTATCGTTGCACCTTTCGCTTCAGCATCTGCTAATAAACTATCAAGTCGCGCTTTTTGGGCATCATTAATAATACAACTACAGTCATCATTTTTTTCAGTACGGGGGTACATGCTTTGATAAGCGCTTTGAAAAGCTTGGGTTAACTCAGCTATTTTGTTTCGTGGGCAAAAAATATAATCTGGTGCAACACAGGTTTGTCCTGCGTTCAGAGTTTTCCCCAAAATTAAACGGCTAACCGCGGTTTTAATATCTATATCGTTATCAATAATAGTCGGTGACTTCCCACCTAACTCTAAGGTGACAGGCACCAAGTTTTCAGCCGCGGCTTTCATCACTAATCTGCCTACGCCTGTAGAACCGGTGAAAAACAGGTGATCAAAACTTAAACTTGAAAAGTCCGCTGCCATGTCAGACTCACCACAAATAATAGCGACTTTATTACGAGGAAAAATATCTGCAATTAATTTGGCTAATAACGTGTTGGTATTAGGGGTGTACTCACTCATTTTTATCATCGCAGTATTACCTGCCGCTAATGCCGTAGTTAATGGTCCCAAAGTCAGGAAAACCGGATAATTCCACGGCGCAATAATACCGATAACCCCTTTAGGTTGAAAAACTACCTTTCCCTTTGCCGGTTGAAATAATATTCCGATATGTTTCTTTTCAGGTTTCATCCATTTTTTCAGTTTCTTTATCGCATAGTTTATGCCCATCACGGTGGTGAGAATATCTCCTATTCTCGAATCATCGGCACTACGGTGGCCAAAATCTTGGCTCATCGCATTAATAAAAGCTTCTTGGTTATCAATAATGATGGCTTTCAATTTTTCTAAGTCGCTAATACGCTCTTTATAGCTAGGATAAGTATTACTAGCAAAGTATTCTTTTTGTTGTAAAAAAGTATCAGTTAGTGCTGTTTTTGTTGTTATTTCTGTCATTACTTCTTATCCTTTTTAGAACCGATCTTGAGTAGCCATGCAAGCGCTGGAATCAATGTTAACGCCCCTAACATGTTAAAAATAAACATGAAAGTGAGTAATATACCCATATCGGCTTGGAATTTTATTGGAGAAAACACCCAGGTAGCTACACCAATAGCTAAAGTGATACCGGTAAAGGCAACCGCCTTACCTGTTTGATTTAGAGCGTAGCGATATGTCATATACAGCGACTTACCTTGACTGAGTGCCTCTTTAACTTTACTGAAAATGTAAATGCCGTAATCAACACCTATACCTACACCTAAGGCAATGACGGGTAGGGTGGCAACTTTTACGCCAATACCTAAAATACCCATTAAACCTTGGCTCATAATACTGGTTAATATCAGCGGCGTGATGATACAAATAACAATGCGGCCATTTCTAAAGGTGATTAAACAAATAATAATAACAATGGAATATACCCAAATTAACATTTCAGTCTGAGCATCTTCGATAACCATATTCGTCGCAGACTCAATACCGGCATTACCTGCCGCCATCAGAAATTCAATACCATCAACTTGATTCTCAGCTTTAAACTCTTCTACTGCTTTAACGACATTGTCGAGAGTTTTTGCTTTATGGTCATTGAGGAAAACAAGCACAGGTACCATTGAACAATCTTTGTTCATCAAACCTTGCGGTGTTTTCGACAAAGAAGCATTAGTCATTAATTGGTTACGATTTAAACCGTACCATTTCAGCGAACCTTCATTCATGCCAAAAAGGCCGAATTTTGATACATCGGCAACAGATTTAACCGCTTGAACACCGGCAACGTTGCGTAAATGCCATTGGAATTGATCAACCCAAACCAAATTTTCATATTGCGCACATTGCTCAACTTCAGTTTTGACCATGATGACAAATAGGTCGGTACTGGTGCTGTAATTATCAACAATATAAGCGTTGTCTAAGTTGTAACGTGAATCAGGTCTTAGCTCTGGAGCACCAGAGTCTAAATCGCCAATTTGCATGGCTTGAGAGAAGTAAAGTCCTAAAGCAAAGAGGAGTACGCCAACAGCGATCGCAATTTTTGCTAGTGGAGGTTTTGCAAAGTTTTTAAACAAGCCCTCAACAATACCTGTTTTATGAGCCGATTTAGCCGCGTATTTTAAACCACTAGGTGATACACCGATGTAACTCATGAGAATCGGTAACGCGATTAAGTTAGTCACAATAATAATCGCGACACCAATGCTGGCGGCAATGGCTAATTCTCTGATCACTTCAATATCAATAACCATCAAGGTGGTAAAACCAATAGCATCACTGACTAAAGCGGTAATACCTGCAATATAGAGTGAGCGAAAAGCAAGTTTGGCAGAGTCAATTTTATTCGCACCTGTAACACTATGGTGAATAATAGAGTTGATAATTTGTACGCCATGGCTAACACCAATCGCGAACACTAAAAATGGCACCAGCATTGAGTAAGGGTTAATACCAAAACCCAGCAAATTTAAGATCCCTAATTGACAACACACAGCAAAAATTGAGAAAACTAATACAGAAATTGTACTGCGGATACATCGAGAATAAAGCCATAATAATACAAAGGTAATAAACACCGCTAAGACGAAGAATAAAACAACCTGTAGCGCACCATCAATTAAATCGCCGACGACTTTTGCAAAGCCAACAATACGAATAGTGACGGTATCGCTAGCGTATTTGTCACGTATTTTTTCTTCTAAAATTGCTGACAGCTCACGGTAATCAAGCGGTAAACCAGTTTCAGGGTTAATATCTTGTAGCGGCGCTAAAATAATGGCCGACTGAAAGTTATTCGCCACCAGCACACCAATTTGTCCCGACTTAAAGATATTCGACTTAACGCGTTCAATCATCTCGTCAGAGCCGTCGTATCCGTCTGGAATGACCGCGCCCCCAACAAAACCTTCTTCGGTGACTTCTTGCCAGCGAACATTAGGCGTCCACAGTGATTTAAGCCCGTCGCGACTAACGCCAGGAATATAGAAAACCTCGTCTGTTACTTGCTTTAAGGTTTGCTGAAAATCGGCATTGAAAATATCCCCTTGTTTATTTTCAACCACAATGCGAACCACATTGCCTAAATCAGCCAACTCTTTTCGATAGGTTAAAAAATTATTTACAAAGGGATGATCGCCAGGGATCATTTTAGTAAAGCTAGCCTCAGGCTTAACCTTCACAGCTTGTATGGTTAATAACGCGATACAAATGACCACGATCGCCATGACTAATGCCCGATGACCAAAGACAAAACTTTCTATTAGTTGCTCTAATTTGCTCGGTGAATGAATATTTTTATTCTCTGACATACGCTTGCCCTTACTGCTTAAGTAACCAAGATGAAATGCCGAACTGTCCGGCGAGAATTAATGAGTTTTTTTGTACTAAAACACTTGAAAGCGCCGCACCTGATGGATGCTTATTAATATGTAGTGATGCCAAGTTTTCAGGCATGAAATCAACAATTATTCCACCGTGTCCCACTAAGTAAGCTTTACCTTGTGGTGAAAAATCGCCGCCTAACAAACTTGCGCTGGTTGGCAGTTTTTTATGTTGCCAATTTTCGCCACCATCAAGCGAGACCATTAAATTTCCTTGTAAACCAAATGCGACAAGTTGCTTAGATTTTTCGGCATGAGCAATAATGCCAAATAAGCTTCCGTAATAGGGTAAGGCCATTGAAGACCATGTTTTACCTTGGTTGGTTGATTGAAAGCCCATGCCATTTTCGCCGACAATATAAAGATGGTCATTTGAGGTGGTGATAATCGAATTAAGGTGGAACTTATCAGGGTTGTCGAGTCGCTTGCTTATTAAAGTCCATGTTTCACCTTTGTCGTTACTGGTGAGTAATGTGCCATATGCGCCAGTAGCAAAGAGCAAATCGCTCGCCGTTCTAGTCACAGACAATAATGGTTTATTTGGGCCAGACTCCAATTCAATTTGGTTGTCTTCAAGTGCAAAAGCTAAATCTTCAAGTTGGTAGGTTAACTCTTCAAGTTCATCCTCATCTTGAGTTGCATTTATCACTAACTTCAAAGCTGCATGTTGTTTTTTAAGTTGTGCTATTTTTAGTTTAGTTAATTCGGCGCCTGTAAATACCTTGCGCC includes the following:
- a CDS encoding S8 family serine peptidase, which codes for MLKTKLKNKLLIAGLMGAGILSSSLSAKSFGPELQGLMSTAAVHDVFEVIVTFEGEGAINTERLNIIESAGVIGGVSFKQLPIVGITATKAQIEQIYTSNKVRSVWYNAPLSLENDGATQITGVDRLRADSTMRNQGTPFSGRGIGVVVNDSGVDGTHSDIKYPNHVVQNVLAQTNLHSLSDILPITYQEDTANTDIAGGHGSHVAGIIGGNGAMSTGKYQGVAPGAKIIGYGSGAGLFILDTIGGFDYALTHQYDYNIRVISNSFGSTSDTGTDFNPDHPTNVATKALSDNGVIVVFSAGNSGSGEATITGNFKKAPWVITVAAGDKEGKLADFSSRGIKGKGGEVMVGNEIFHWEDRPTVTGPGVDIISTRASLSSLSALSIGDDSEVMAPNHVPYYTSMSGTSMSAPHVAGIVALMLEANPSLTWREVKAILQETATNMPGRETWEAGAGYANAYAAVKSVVDQSLNFGSTTKIERNFNAKALTSVQAEYADTVTFSPVGDSEGTVIPVKADASMVMVRANIDDNTVGLSLTSPSGKRYGSSIALPVLGQNIAVTAPAEAGNWILKANGIGGISGVALDPAGVTNGYAVPGDIAVSIKIIKTDGYIGLGDVENHPAKSFIEYAVSEELVDANADGFQPDEVLTRQVLADFLTLGAGIRQSNLATTSAFNDVSGQYAAAANAVNNKGAALRNAAQDQAPVMQSNGSSFNSEQSVDRNQLAYSLVQSLALQPLAESFSGDITAIFQDQRVTLSDQDQIPAELKGYVQLALDLGILNANFDIQQGPYDLEPTIIANFNGDNGVTRADYAVAATRFFNNY
- a CDS encoding PEP-CTERM sorting domain-containing protein — encoded protein: MKFKSINRLLIGSVLSLSCLVSSAQAGLITIGALTSNNDGSTSVITDTLNNLEWMRWNESANFNYAEALLQNTSGWTIAGANQANLFLNALYNGISHGCSDNIQDSLFCADSGSFSSEEYTALLGDSSTRGTSSIDAAWFYDDEITDGKAGFLNLTSGTSNQKYNTYGTIATTEEHRLLSNGTIGWLMYRTATVPEPTTLTIFALGIIALALRRFKKQVSPQV
- a CDS encoding AMP-binding protein; translated protein: MTKPWMKNYPENVAHEVDLNRYGSLLDLFRQTTTKYGQQTAFSNFGAELTFQQVDELSKSFAAYLQNKLNIVKGDRVALMCPNTLCFPIAMWGIVRVGAVQVNVNPMYTVRELTHQLNDAQVDTIIIFSQSSKMLADVLDKTHVKSIITIDLDDLVNKGLPCAPVDERLTHTVKFTDALAQGEKLELSEPALTHDDLLFLQYTGGTTGLSKGAMLSHGNLIANILQYQEFTKNHIDHGNDIVITAIPMYHIFALMANTLAYFCFGAKNVLVTNPRDMESFVEVWKNTRATTFTGVNTLFNGLLHTPGFDQVDFSALKVCVGGGAAVQQAVADKWQEVTGARLYEGYGLSETSPVLTLNFGNRDQSEYISGIGVPLPNTDISIRDESGNIVQEGQSGELCAKGPQVMQGYWNNPAATAECMTPDGYFKTGDVAMLDDGGFFHIVDRIKDMINVSGFNVYPNEIEAEVAKMPAVLESACIGVPDDRTGEAVKLFVVKADNNITEQDIIDYCRQGLTAYKIPKHVVFIDEIPKSTVGKLLRRELR
- a CDS encoding coniferyl aldehyde dehydrogenase; protein product: MTEITTKTALTDTFLQQKEYFASNTYPSYKERISDLEKLKAIIIDNQEAFINAMSQDFGHRSADDSRIGDILTTVMGINYAIKKLKKWMKPEKKHIGILFQPAKGKVVFQPKGVIGIIAPWNYPVFLTLGPLTTALAAGNTAMIKMSEYTPNTNTLLAKLIADIFPRNKVAIICGESDMAADFSSLSFDHLFFTGSTGVGRLVMKAAAENLVPVTLELGGKSPTIIDNDIDIKTAVSRLILGKTLNAGQTCVAPDYIFCPRNKIAELTQAFQSAYQSMYPRTEKNDDCSCIINDAQKARLDSLLADAEAKGATIMPLSADSDGTSRKMPLTLITDVNDDMTVMQQEIFGPLLPIIGYNNIDEAITYINSKPRPLALYICSFSKSFQQQVLLNTHAGGVCINDAAFHVAVDDLPFGGIGASGMGQYHGSEGFKTFSHGKSVLSRGRISLGSLLFPPFGNKIHQLLFKLFIR
- a CDS encoding efflux RND transporter permease subunit — encoded protein: MSENKNIHSPSKLEQLIESFVFGHRALVMAIVVICIALLTIQAVKVKPEASFTKMIPGDHPFVNNFLTYRKELADLGNVVRIVVENKQGDIFNADFQQTLKQVTDEVFYIPGVSRDGLKSLWTPNVRWQEVTEEGFVGGAVIPDGYDGSDEMIERVKSNIFKSGQIGVLVANNFQSAIILAPLQDINPETGLPLDYRELSAILEEKIRDKYASDTVTIRIVGFAKVVGDLIDGALQVVLFFVLAVFITFVLLWLYSRCIRSTISVLVFSIFAVCCQLGILNLLGFGINPYSMLVPFLVFAIGVSHGVQIINSIIHHSVTGANKIDSAKLAFRSLYIAGITALVSDAIGFTTLMVIDIEVIRELAIAASIGVAIIIVTNLIALPILMSYIGVSPSGLKYAAKSAHKTGIVEGLFKNFAKPPLAKIAIAVGVLLFALGLYFSQAMQIGDLDSGAPELRPDSRYNLDNAYIVDNYSTSTDLFVIMVKTEVEQCAQYENLVWVDQFQWHLRNVAGVQAVKSVADVSKFGLFGMNEGSLKWYGLNRNQLMTNASLSKTPQGLMNKDCSMVPVLVFLNDHKAKTLDNVVKAVEEFKAENQVDGIEFLMAAGNAGIESATNMVIEDAQTEMLIWVYSIVIIICLITFRNGRIVICIITPLILTSIMSQGLMGILGIGVKVATLPVIALGVGIGVDYGIYIFSKVKEALSQGKSLYMTYRYALNQTGKAVAFTGITLAIGVATWVFSPIKFQADMGILLTFMFIFNMLGALTLIPALAWLLKIGSKKDKK
- a CDS encoding WD40/YVTN/BNR-like repeat-containing protein, with product MRSSYIAFSVINLFLLAQLNLAQAKSSLDLLDLPAKQSSLASKSVLMAMIPMNNTILAVGERGHIISWKDNADWQQQSPVSVSITNVTLLSDGSKIAVGHDGVILKTENNSSTWRKVFTGAELTKLKIAQLKKQHAALKLVINATQDEDELEELTYQLEDLAFALEDNQIELESGPNKPLLSVTRTASDLLFATGAYGTLLTSNDKGETWTLISKRLDNPDKFHLNSIITTSNDHLYIVGENGMGFQSTNQGKTWSSMALPYYGSLFGIIAHAEKSKQLVAFGLQGNLMVSLDGGENWQHKKLPTSASLLGGDFSPQGKAYLVGHGGIIVDFMPENLASLHINKHPSGAALSSVLVQKNSLILAGQFGISSWLLKQ